The Arachis hypogaea cultivar Tifrunner chromosome 16, arahy.Tifrunner.gnm2.J5K5, whole genome shotgun sequence genome contains a region encoding:
- the LOC112758207 gene encoding superoxide dismutase [Cu-Zn] produces the protein MVKAVAVLSSSEGVSGTIQFSQEGNGPTTVTGNLAGLKPGLHGFHVHALGDTTNGCLSTGPHFNPNNKEHGAPEDENRHAGDLGNVNVGDDGTVSFSISDSQIPLSGPNSIVGRAVVVHADPDDLGKGGHELSKSTGNAGGRVACGIIGLQG, from the exons ATGGTGAAGGCTGTGGCAGTTCTTAGCAGCAGTGAGGGTGTTAGTGGAACTATTCAATTCTCTCAGGAAGGAAATG GTCCAACCACTGTGACTGGAAATCTTGCTGGCCTTAAGCCTGGTCTTCATGGGTTCCATGTCCATGCCCTTGGAGACACCACAAATGGTTGCCTGTCAACTG GACCGCATTTCAATCCTAACAACAAGGAGCATGGTGCCCCTGAAGATGAGAACCGCCATGCTGGTGATTTAGGAAATGTTAATGttggagatgatg GAACTGTTAGCTTCTCCATTTCCGACAGTCAG ATCCCTCTTAGTGGACCAAACTCCATTGTTGGAAGGGCTGTTGTTGTCCATGCTGATCCTGATGATCTTGGGAAAG GTGGGCATGAGCTTAGCAAATCCACTGGAAATGCTGGTGGCAGAGTAGCTTGTG GGATTATTGGTTTGCAAGGCTAG